CGGTCTTTCTCTGCGCCCTTTGCGCCCTCTGCGGTGAACACCCTTCCTTAACCCGGCCTTACGCCAACAGTTCCTTGCGGGTCTTCCCCTCGCGGACGATGTCGATCGGGCGGTCGCCGGGCGACATCAGCTTCTTGGTCGCGTCGATGCCCAGGCAGTCGTAAACGGTGTGCGCGAGATCCTCGACCGTCAGCCCGTCCTCGTCCGGCTCGCTGGCGGTCGCGTCGGACTTGCCGTAGATGAAGCCCTTCTTGATGCCGCCCCCGGCGAGTACCACGCTGAACACCTTCGGCCAGTGGTCGCGGCCGGCGGTGCCGTTGATCTTCGGCGTGCGCCCGAACTCGCTCGACACCATGATGAGCGTGCTGTCAAGCATCCCGCGCTGCTTCAGGTCGGTGATGAGGGTCGCGAACGCCTGGTCGAATTGCGGGAGCTGGCTCTTCGTGCCGTTGATGATGTCGTTGTGCAAGTCCCACCCGCCGTAGGTGAGCGTGACGAACCGGACGCCGCCCTCGACGAGCCGGCGGGCCATCAGCATCCGCTGGCCGGCGGCGTTGCGGCCGTAGGCGTCGCGGAGCTTGCCCTCTTCCTTGTTGATGTCGAAGGCGTCGCGGGCCTTCTCGCTGGAGATCAGGCCGTAGGCGCGCTGGTAGAAGGTGTCCATCGCGTCGATGTTGTCCGACTTCTCCTTACCGGCGAAGTGGGCGTTCACCGCGTCGAGCATGTTCCGCCGGGTGGCGAACCGGTCGGGGGTGACGCTCCCCGGGAGGCTGAGATCCTGCACGCGGAACCCGCCGTTGGCCGGGTCGCTACCCAAACTGAACGGCGCGAAGGACGACGACAGGTACCCGCTGCCCGCGTCGTTCGCCGGCATGTTCGGCACAGCGACGTAGGGGGGGAGGTTGTTCCGAACGCCGAGTTCGTGACTCACCACGCTGCCCATGCTCGGGAACTTGAGCGCTGGGCTGGGGCGGTAGCCGGTGAACATGTTGTGCGTGCCGCGCTCGTGGGCGGCTTCGCCGTGGGTCATCGCCCGGCACACGGCGATCTGGTCCGCGATCGCCGCCGTCTTCGTGAGGCACTCGTTGAAGACCTCGCCCTCGATCTTGGTCTTCACGGTGCCCATCTGCCCGCGGTACTCGACCGGCGCGAACGGCTTCGGGTCCCAACTCTCTTGGTGCGCCTGGCCGCCGGGTAGGAAGATGTGGATACACGCTTCGGCCTTCGGCTTCTTCTTCCCGGCCGGTTCCGCGGCCTGGAGCCGCATGTACTGGTCGAGGGTCAGGCCGAGAGCACCAATTGCCCCGACGTGCAGGAAGCTTCTCCGGCTGAGCGGCGAACCCATGCAACGAGACAGCAAGTTCATCGGCAGGACTCCTGTCGGAAAGAGTGCGTGATGTTATTGGGGCGGGTCAGTTTCAGGGTGTCGGACGTAGAACGCAGGCTCGGGCCTGGGGAGGGCAGGCAGCGCGGTTATTGGCAGGACGTCAAAACGTGGCAGCGCGCGAACGCCGTGGCAGCGTCATTCGCGCAGGTAGAACATAGGCGGTCGGAGAGTGGTAGTCAATTCATTCCTTTGGCCCCCGCCGAAATTACCCAGACGGTAAGGTCGAGTCGTTCTGGTGGGGCCAAAGTATGAGAGCACGCGGCTTTTACGGGATACAGGGGCCGGGCGAACGGCCGCTACAAGCGGTACCGCTGCCGGTCGTTCGAGAGCTTCAGCTCGTCATGGATTTTGAAGATGATGATGAAAATCTCGCAATAGAGGCGAACAATCAGTGGCCCCACAAAGATAATCACCACACCCAGCGCGAAGGTTTGGAACGAGAACGTTCTCTTGGGTTCCTCTTTCATTTTGGGCCGATCGATCCCACCCGGAGCGCGCAAGCTTCGATCATCGAACGGTGTCGTGTACGAATCCGAACTCTGAAAACTTTCGGTGATGACTTTGAGCCCCGAGACGATGCACGACAACGTCCCGAACCAGAACACGATCTGGATGAGGATGGGCGTAATCATCAGCCGGAACGTGACGAAATCGATAATCGGGTTGGTCGACAGGCGGCGCCGACGGCGCGGGGTCGGATCGATGTCGAACGGTTCCTCCTGTTCCCGCGGTTCCCGTGCGGGAATCGGAGGAGGCGGAAGTGGGAGCGGAGGCGGGGGCGGCGAAACCGACTGTCGAGAGGCCGAAGATCGGGGCGGTCGCGCTGGGGGCGGAGGTGGCTCGGGCGGCTCACTCGTGGAAACCACGCGCCGGCAGTGCGGGCACGTGTACGCGGTCCCGGTCCAGTCGGGCGGCAGGGACACCGGTTTGGAACAGTGCGGGCAGGGGACAACGGGCATATTGATCCCAGTATAAGTGGCTCGAATCAGGACGCTTCCGTTCGCGAGCGGCTATTGAAACACGGCGCCGGTCGCGTGCCAAGCCCGTAGCTCTCACCTCTTCAATTGTTCGCGAGTCTGTCATTTCCTTGAACGCGGGGCGCGAATCGTTTAGTGTGTCTGCGCCCCCCGCGCTCGCACTCCGCCTTCCTCGGAACGCCTTCCCATGCGGTTCTTCCTCTCTCTCTTGGCTTTGGCCCCGTGTTCGGTCCGCGCCGCGGAGCCGGTCGATTACCGCAAGGACATCAAGCCCCTGTTGCAAGAGCGCTGCTACGCCTGCCACGGTGCGCTGGCACAGAAGGGGAAACTGCGCGTCGATAGCGGCGCGAATCTGTTGAAGGGCGGGGCGGTCGTTCCCGGGATGCCCGATACCAGCGAACTCGTTCTGCGTGTCGTTTCCGATGACGACGCGCAGCGGATGCCGCCGGAGGGCCACCCGCTCAAACCGGAACAGATCGCAAAGTTAAAGGCGTGGATCGCGCAGGGCGCAAAGGTGCCGGCCGACGACGCGCCCGAGCCGGACCCGCGCGATCACTGGGCGTTCCGAGCCCCCGTGCGCCCGAAAATGCCCGCGAGCGCGGATCGCAGTACACAGAACGCGAACCCGATCGATGCGTTCGTGACAGTCCAGCGGCAGAAGCACGGGCTTACCCCCGTCCAGCCCGCGGATAGGGGCGTGCTCTTGCGCCGCGTGTACCTGGATCTCATCGGCTTGCCGCCCACCGCGGCGCAAACCGATGCATTCGTGAAGGACACATCCCCCGACGCTTACGAGAAGGTCGTCGACCAGTTGCTCGCGTCGCCCCAATACGGCGAGCGCTGGGGGCGGCACTTCCTCGACATCTGGCGCTATTCCGACTGGTGGGGGCTGGGATCGGAACTCCGCAACAGCCAACGGCACATCTGGCACTGGCGCGACTGGACCATTGAGAGCTTCAACGCCGACCTCGGCTACGACGAGATGATTCGGCAAATGCTCGCCGCCGACGAACTGTACCCCACCGAGCCGAAGAAACTCCGGGCGACGGGGTACCTCGCGCGATCGTACTTCCTGTTCAACCGCACGTCGTGGCTCGACGAGGTCGTGGAGCACTCGGGCAAGGGGTTCCTCGGGCTGACGCTCAATTGCTGCAAGTGCCACGACCACAAGTACGACCCGATCAAGCAGGCCGATTACTACCAGTTCCGCGCGATCTTCGAGCCGTACCAGGTCCGCACCGACGTGGTGCCGGGCGAACCGGACGTGACAAAGGCCGGTATTCCGCGTGTGTTCGACTGCAACCTCGATGCGAAGACGCCGTTCCACATTCGCGGCGACGAGCGCAACCCGGACAAGGACCGTGTGGTGGATCCGGGCCTCCCGCAGTTCCTCGCGGCCGGCGGGCTGAAGATCGCGCCGGTCCAACTCCCCGCGGAGTCACACGAACCGCTCCGGCGCGCAGAAATCGCGGAGACGTACCGCGTGGTGGTCGAAACGAGATTGAAGGAGTCCAAAGCCGCGCTCGCGCACGCAGAAGTCGTGGCGAGTCGCGGAGCGTTCCAGAGCTGGCGCGTGCTCCCGGCTCGTGCGGCTCACACCGCTGCGGTCAAGGAGCGCGACGCGCTCGACGCGGCCATGCGTGACCCGAAGAGTGCGCCCGCAAGCTATCGCGGCGCGGTGAAGAGCGCCGAGTCGAACGTGGAGGACGCCAAGTCGCAGGGGCGGCCGTTCCCCAATACGAGTACCGGGCGCCGAACCGCACTGGCGAACTGGATCGCGGACGCGAAGAACCCGCTCACGGCACGCGTCGCGGTGAACCACCTGTGGGTGCGGCACTTCGGCGTACCCCTCGTACCCAGCGTGTTTGAGTTCGGCCGTAAGGGGGCACTGCCGTCGAACCCGGAACTGCTCGACTGGCTCGCGTGCGAACTGGTCAACCCTCAATACAGAGTTGGCAGCAGGGCGAAATCGTGGAGTTTCAAACACCTGCACAAACTCATTGTAACGAGCAACACGTACCGGCTCTCCTCGTCCGCCGCGGGTGCTGACGCGAACGCTCAGATCGATCCCGAAAACAAGTACCTCTGGCGCATGAACCCGGTCCGCATGGACGCCAACACCGTTCGCGACAGCCTGCTCCATTTGGCCGGCGACCTCGACCTCGCTCAAAGCGGCCCGCCGGTGCCGATGCCCCAGCAGGAGGCGTCGCGGCGCCGGTCGCTGTACTTCTTCCACTCGCACAACGAGCACAACAAACTGCTCGACATCTTCGACAACGCGAACGTGCTGGAGTGCTACCGGCGCAGCGAGAGCATCGTTCCGCAACAGGCGCTCGCCCTGTGGAACAGCAAACTCGCGCAAACGATGGCCGCGAAGATCAACGACCAACTCCACGCGCGCCTCAAGGACGCCGACGATACGCGCTTCGTGACGGCCGCGTTCGAGACAGTGCTGGGCACATCACCCACGAAAGACGAACTCGCGGCGTGTCTGACGGCGCTCGCAGAGCTGCGCACCGAACTCAAGACCGCGCCACCCGCCGAGCAAACGAAGCGCGTGCGCCTGCAAGTGATTCAGGCGCTGATTAATCACAATGATTTTGTGACGGTGAGGTGATGGCCTTTAGCCCCGGTTAGGGGCGCGGGCGAGTAGCCAGGGGTGGAACGCAGCGTAGCCCCTGGCGGACTGCCAACCACAAATCTGGTGACCGACGTGCGGCGTTTGCCGTTGGTCCGCGACACCCGCCAGGGGTTTCGCGTTGCTTCACCCCTGGCTACTCGCCCGCGCCCCTAACCGGGGCTGAAAAGCAAATTCGCACGGTGCATTATGAATCGTCGTTCTTTTCTCAGTGATTCGTTCCGAGGTTTCTCCGGTCTGGCTCTTGCGGCCATGCTTCACAAGGACGGATACGCGACGGAAGACAAGTGGGCGCCGCCCGACGGTAAGCCGCACCACGCGCCGAAAGCCAAGTCCGTCATCTGGCTGTTCATGAACGGCGGCGTCTCGCACATGGAGACGTTCGACCCCAAACCCGCGCTCACGAAGTTCGCCGGGAAGACCATCAAGGAGTCGCCTGTTCCGGACGCGCAAGATCCCGAGAAACTCAAACTCGCGCGCGTGACGGTCGTCAACGACGCGAACGGGCAGCAGCGGAACAAGCTCTACCCGCTGCAAGTGGGCTTCAAGAAGTACGGCAAGTCGGGCATCGAGCTGAGCGACTGGCTGCCGCACACCGGATCGTGCATTGACGACATCGCGCTGATCCGGTCGATGTGGACGACAGACGACAACCACGGCGCCCAAACGCAGTTCCACACCGG
This region of Gemmata massiliana genomic DNA includes:
- a CDS encoding DUF1501 domain-containing protein, which produces MNLLSRCMGSPLSRRSFLHVGAIGALGLTLDQYMRLQAAEPAGKKKPKAEACIHIFLPGGQAHQESWDPKPFAPVEYRGQMGTVKTKIEGEVFNECLTKTAAIADQIAVCRAMTHGEAAHERGTHNMFTGYRPSPALKFPSMGSVVSHELGVRNNLPPYVAVPNMPANDAGSGYLSSSFAPFSLGSDPANGGFRVQDLSLPGSVTPDRFATRRNMLDAVNAHFAGKEKSDNIDAMDTFYQRAYGLISSEKARDAFDINKEEGKLRDAYGRNAAGQRMLMARRLVEGGVRFVTLTYGGWDLHNDIINGTKSQLPQFDQAFATLITDLKQRGMLDSTLIMVSSEFGRTPKINGTAGRDHWPKVFSVVLAGGGIKKGFIYGKSDATASEPDEDGLTVEDLAHTVYDCLGIDATKKLMSPGDRPIDIVREGKTRKELLA
- a CDS encoding DUF4282 domain-containing protein, producing the protein MPVVPCPHCSKPVSLPPDWTGTAYTCPHCRRVVSTSEPPEPPPPPARPPRSSASRQSVSPPPPPLPLPPPPIPAREPREQEEPFDIDPTPRRRRRLSTNPIIDFVTFRLMITPILIQIVFWFGTLSCIVSGLKVITESFQSSDSYTTPFDDRSLRAPGGIDRPKMKEEPKRTFSFQTFALGVVIIFVGPLIVRLYCEIFIIIFKIHDELKLSNDRQRYRL
- a CDS encoding PSD1 and planctomycete cytochrome C domain-containing protein is translated as MRFFLSLLALAPCSVRAAEPVDYRKDIKPLLQERCYACHGALAQKGKLRVDSGANLLKGGAVVPGMPDTSELVLRVVSDDDAQRMPPEGHPLKPEQIAKLKAWIAQGAKVPADDAPEPDPRDHWAFRAPVRPKMPASADRSTQNANPIDAFVTVQRQKHGLTPVQPADRGVLLRRVYLDLIGLPPTAAQTDAFVKDTSPDAYEKVVDQLLASPQYGERWGRHFLDIWRYSDWWGLGSELRNSQRHIWHWRDWTIESFNADLGYDEMIRQMLAADELYPTEPKKLRATGYLARSYFLFNRTSWLDEVVEHSGKGFLGLTLNCCKCHDHKYDPIKQADYYQFRAIFEPYQVRTDVVPGEPDVTKAGIPRVFDCNLDAKTPFHIRGDERNPDKDRVVDPGLPQFLAAGGLKIAPVQLPAESHEPLRRAEIAETYRVVVETRLKESKAALAHAEVVASRGAFQSWRVLPARAAHTAAVKERDALDAAMRDPKSAPASYRGAVKSAESNVEDAKSQGRPFPNTSTGRRTALANWIADAKNPLTARVAVNHLWVRHFGVPLVPSVFEFGRKGALPSNPELLDWLACELVNPQYRVGSRAKSWSFKHLHKLIVTSNTYRLSSSAAGADANAQIDPENKYLWRMNPVRMDANTVRDSLLHLAGDLDLAQSGPPVPMPQQEASRRRSLYFFHSHNEHNKLLDIFDNANVLECYRRSESIVPQQALALWNSKLAQTMAAKINDQLHARLKDADDTRFVTAAFETVLGTSPTKDELAACLTALAELRTELKTAPPAEQTKRVRLQVIQALINHNDFVTVR